In Drechmeria coniospora strain ARSEF 6962 chromosome 03, whole genome shotgun sequence, the DNA window CATGCACAGCGCAGTACAGGTTATGCATTATTAATGCGAGTTGGAAATTACAGCAGCTGGTGTGAACCTTGACGCCCGAAGTAACAACGAGTGGATGCCTGACATATTGATTAATGGTTCGTGACAGAAGTGGGAGTTGAGCCACTGGCAATGCTGTGGCGCAACCTGTCAATAGCGGGGTGACGAATGTGGTTCCAGCAGGTTCCGAGCCAAGGGTTAGGTATGGCtcatacttaagtacttactgcacttgtacatttTCCAAGACGCAATACCATCACGTAATTATGGCTTCGACAATCGGCGTCAACGATCGTCATGCGGCAACATGAGTACATAGCATTGCAtttcatgtactccgtaatagtTGCCACGTTTTATTTAGTTCTCTTGCAGCGTCATACCTTATGCTCAGATGCGTGTTTGACCATCCTGCGGACAGTTTTCTGGTGCAGCTACTtatgtattattactaagAAACATGAGCCGGGTGGATGAGAGCATGCTTGAAAGCAAatgtgcttaagtactcaGTTGGACTGTACTAAGTACAAGCCTTCTTGGCCACATGCTGtaacggagtaataatattCCGCACTTGaacacaagtacttgtactgtaagtatttgGACTGTActatgtacttacgtacagtagTAACTTTGAAAGTAACCtaacctaagtacttactccgtaagtactccgtatatcaCAGTAGATTCCCATGGGTCAGGTGCATTATCATGTGACTGCCGTTGCATTTTTTGGGGGGCCACTCAGTTGTCGCATTGGAACGAGGGGTTATAGTGATTGTCGAtgttgcactccgtactccgtactgtagtcaGCATCATACTGaatactacagtacgtacttgtctCCCTTTCCTCTCATACACGTTCAACCTCATTCAAAGGTTTGGACCGCAGTGGGAAAGGACTGCAATGGGGAAAACCCCCGTCATTGGCTTGCTCGGCGgaggccagctcggccgcatGCTCTGCGAAGCTGGCGGTCCTTTGGGATACGAAATTGCAGTTCTTGATGAGGAGGGGTGTCCGGCCAAGCAGATCAATGCTAATGAAAGGCACGTATCCGGCTCCTTCACAGATGCAGCCAAGGTGAGAGAGCTGGCTGCCCGCTGCGATGTCCTTACCGTCGAGATTGAGCATGTCAATAccgaggtgctcgaggagATTGCAACAAAGGGTGTCCGAACCGCCTCTGGCGAGTTGCGAAAGGTGCCCGTTCACCCTTCATGGCGCACCCTTCGACTGGTACAGGATAAGCTGGAGCAGAAGGAGCATTTCAAGGCTAGAGACGTTCGCATTGCTGAGCAGATGGCCTTGAGCGGGGGCGAACGCCTCGTTGATTCGCTTACGGAAGCTTCCGAGAAGCTCGGCTTTCCCTTCATGGTCAAGGCAAGAAAGGGTTCCTACGACGGCCGGGGCAACTTCAAAGTGAGAGGCCCGGAAGACTTTGGACCAGCCGTTGAAGCCCTGGGCAAGTTGCCGCTGTACGCCGAGAAATGGGTTCCCTTTGTCATGGAGCTGGCCGTCATGGTGATTCGGACAGAGGATGACGAAGGCAACTGTACCGGAATCTACTCATACCCGACGGTAGAGACTACCCATGTCGATGATGTTTGCAAGATGGTTTTCATGCCCCCTCGCAATGTGGACGCCTCTGTCTGTGCCAAGGCACAGAAGTTGGCGGAGGAAGCCATCAAGTCGCTGTGGGGACGAGGTGTCTTTGCCGTCGAAATGTTTCTTCTGCAGGACGGTAGGTGGACTTTGCTAGGCCCTCGATCGGGTTCGTGTCGCTGACAGGACCCAGGAACCGTTGCAGTCAACGAGGTCGCTCCCCGGCCGCATAACTCGGGCCACTACACCATTGAAGCGGTGCCGTACATGTCGCAGTACAAGGCCCAGCTCCGTGCCGTCCTAGACACTATCCCCAACACCATGAAGCTTACACCAAGAGCATCTCAGTCAATCATGCTCAACATTCTGGGCGGCGCCGCGGCTGACTCTCACGCAAAGCTAGTGAAGCTTACGGAGACGGAGTATATGGAGAACACGGATACATACCTGCACCTGTACGGCAAGGCCTCCAAGCCTGGTCGCAAGATTGGTCACATTACCTTTACCACACCCTCCTCCAATGTCGATCTGGAGAAGACGATCGCCCccttcgtcgacgaggtcgacgccatacggcagcgtcgcctcgccgtATCATCGGAGCAGATGCGGCCAGTCGCTCGCTAAGGCTACAACTAACAGAAGCTGAAACGGATTTGGCCAACACAACTGCGCGTCGAGGTCCCGGCGTCCTCGCTGCCAACGCCCATGCTTCTCTCGAGTGACAAGCTGTGTCTGCTGTCAGCATCTCGTGCCTGGAGACACGTCGCGAGGGCATCGATAGTGTTGAGAAACGTGCAAGTCGAGAGTGTTCACGTGGCCACTTGGTAGTCATGACCGACTGCACAAGGCGGCATTTACTGCAGTCTGGAGCTTGCTTGTACCGCCCCAAGTGCCAGGTCACGAgaagcaagtacaatacaGACTGGTAGAGATGAAAATACCTGTTGGAAAAAGAGGACGTCAGGGGTCGCAGTGAGCAGCGCGGACGGAGCCTTGCGCAAAAGTCTTAAAACTTTCTGGGCGTATCTATACCCCCCAATGCACTTCTCCTTTATAATCCTCCACGTTCTGTTCCTTGTGCTGATCGCCAAATGACACGTTTGATTATTGGCGATAATTGGCTCGCTCACAAATTATCGCGTCCAAGTATGTAATGTATTCCTTGTTCAAGTGCGCGGTTATGGTGGGAGTACATGTCATAGAAACACGTTTGCCTTCTAAGCCTTGCGTTGGTGTCATTACTTTTGCCTAAACTGTCGAATATGCGTGGAATGGTCAGGATTTGCGACTAAATTCAAATAGTAGTTTGAGAAGCACACAATCTTGTGTCGAGAACAGTATCGTCATGGTGAAGCGTATTTAGTTGATGTAGTCGCGAAGGCACGTGATGTCGCGACAGCATCGGCTTAACCTCCAAAAAAAAGTTATCCACCTAAGCTGTCCACAATCACGGAGTTGGTGCATCCTTGCGACAAAGAGCTTGCATCATGAATGCATTGCGGCCTTGGAGATGGGCCAACTGCCGTTTGGTCTCCGAAGCCCAGAGGCTGAACACAAAGGCTCTGGATCTGAGGAGTTCCATTCCACTCCCAAGCTGCCAGATTGTGCGTTCATTTAGCCAGTCGCCGAGAATTGCAGCAAGCGCTGCGCAAGAAGCGTAAGAATCACTCCCAGGCCATCCCGCACGTCTGATTCCGGGGGTGCTAACTAGCATGTGTTCTTAGACTTAAGAAAGCTCAGGATGATACTGCCAGTTTAACGCCTGAATATGTCGCCGCCAACATGGATCCAGAAGAGGCTCGGAGGCTGTCCAGAGTTCGGAATATTGGTATTGCAGTGCGCAATAACTCCATACCCCTGAGAGTGCGCCCAAAAACACACTGACATGAAAACTCCAGGCTCATATAGACAGCGGCAAGACTacggcgacggagcgggTCCTCTTCTATACGGGCAGAATCAAGGCGATCCACGAAGTAAGGGGTAAGGATTCTGTCGGCGCCAAGATGGACTCGATGGAACTTGAGCGGGAGAAGGGTATCACGATCCAATCGGCTGCCACGTTCTGCGACTGGAAAAAGACGGAGAACGACAAGGAGGAAACGTATCACTTCAACCTGATTGACACACCTGGTCACATTGATTTTACCATCGAAGTCGAGCGCGCTCTGCGCGTTTTGGACGGTGCCGTCATGATTCTCTGTGCCGTCAGTGGTGTCCAATCCCAAACGACAACGGTTGACCGTCAGATGAAACGCTACAACGTCCCAAGAATCTCCTTCATCAACAAGATGGATCGCATGGGAGCCAACCCTTGGAAGGCGGTGGAGCAGATTAACTCAAAGCTGAAGATGCCGGCCGCTGCGATTCAGATCCCCATTGGAGCTGAGGATGAGTTTGAAGGTGTCGTTGACTTGATCGAAATGAAGGCCTTGTACTTTGAAGGACCTCGAGGTACAAAGGTCAGGTCTACCGACCAGATTCCCGGACCTCTTCAGGAGCTTGCGTTGGAAAAACGGCAAGTGCTGATCGAAAAGCTCgccgatgtcgacgatgtcATTGCCGAAATCTATCTCGATGAGAAGGAACCCACCAACGAGGAGATTAAGGGTGCCATCCGCAGGGCTACCATTGCTCGTGCTTTTACTCCCGTTCTCATGGGGTCTGCCCTTGCCGACAAGGCTGTTCAACCGATGCTCGATGCTGTTTGCGACTATCTTCCGAATCCTGCAGAGATCGAGAATACTGCTTTGGACAAGGCTAGAGACGAGAAATCGGTCAAGCTTGTGCCATACAACTCGTTGCCCTTTGTCGGCTTGGCCTTCAAGCTGGAAGAGAACAACTACGGACAACTCACATACATTCGCGTCTACCAGGGAACTCTCACCAAGGGAACATATCTGTATAACTCCAGAACCGACAAGAAAGTCAGGATCCCGCGCATTGTCCGCATGCACTCGAACGAAATGGAAGATGTTTCCGAAgtgggcgccggcgagatcTGCGCCGTTTTCGGCGTCGACTGTGCGTCGGGCGACACCTTCACCGATGGAGGACTTCCTTATACCATGTCATCCATGTTTGTGCCTGATGCCGTCATGTCTCTGTCGATCAAGCCGAAACGAACGGCCGATGCAGACAGTTTCAGCAAGGCCATGAACCGATTTCAGCGAGAAGATCCCACCTTTCGAGTTCATGTTGATACGGAGAGCGAGGAAACTATCATCTCTGGCATGGGAGAGCTGCATTTGGAGGTCTACGTTGAACGCTTGCGGCGAGAGTACAAGACTGAATGCATCACGGGACAGCCTCGCGTGGCCTATCGAGAGACCATCTCCCGTCGCGCCGAATTCGACTATCTGCTGAAGAGGCAGAGTGGCGGACCTGGCGATTTTGCCCGCGTTGCAGGTTGGATTGAGCCCAACGATGAGGCGGATGAGAACCACTACGAAAGCCAAGTCATCGGCGGACACATCCCCGATAAATTCCTGACAGCCTGCGCCAAGGGATTTGATCTTGCCTGCGAAAAAGGACCACTGCTGGGACACCGAGTCATCGGAGCGAAGATGATTGTTAATGATGGTGCCACTCATGTTACAGATTCTTCCGATTATGCCTTCAATCTGGCTACACAGATGGCGTTCCGCAAAAGCTTCCCCGATGCCGGAGGTCAGGTTCTGGAGCCCCTGATGAAGACGACCATTACAGCACCAAACGAGTTCCAAGGAAACATCCTAATGCTCATGAACAAGAGGAATGCAACCATTCACGACACGGAGATTGGAAGCGAGGAATTCACCCTCATCTGTGATTGCAGCTTGAATGCCATGTTTGGCTTCAGCTCCCAGTTGCGGGCAGCTACACAAGGAAAGGGTGAATTCAACATGGAATTTAGCCACTATGCCCCAGCGCCTCCCCACCTGCAGTAAGTATGCCCGGGTGGAAAATTCCGGCATCCATCTGCCTCAACTGTATCGCTAACGTCATTCTTAGGAAAGAATTGGTCGCCAAATACGAGGCAGAGCTCGATGCCAAGAGGACTAAGTAAGCAGGCTGATAGCGGAACTGATTGCTGTTGCCACAGGCAAGCATTCCAACTTGTGTGAACGTCTTATAGGGAAACACATCAATAGCAGTCATGGAGAGCATGACTGAATGTACAATATAGTAACAAATGCAATACGGGATTTACAAAAGAACATCAGGACAGGTATGGTCCGAGCCAACCGCCTGGGGTTATGCTTCCTGCAATGGATTCGTGACTCTACATCGAGACGTAGATAAATCGTCCTGTGACTGTTGCACTAGATTTCATGGGTTTACTCCTCCGGTTCTGTTATATAGTCGAGGTATTCATCTCTGGAACGCGGTAAGAGAAACGTCGAACTATTTTACAAGCAGCGCATACGAATATTATAAAGTGGCAATTCGGTCAAGGCAACATTACGTACGAGGTGTATGAGAAATCTTGTATGCTTCGTAATGTATATATGTTTTTTCATAAATTTTGGTTCTTGTCTCGTTATACAATTACTGCATGAACCCGAAGAGTGCTTGGTAGAATCTTTAAGTGGTTTCAATGGTGTGATGAAATGGGCGACCTCTGGCGCCGGCAGTGCCTGTATCAGTGCAAACGTGGCGTGATGTATAGCAGCTGCGGTGATTGACACTGTTCAGTCGCCTTCGTCACCGGGGCCTTCATCTTCCCCATCCGTCATAGGATCGCCAAGTTCACGAAGGCGGGCCTGTTATCCTCAGCCAGCATGGCCTACAATTAGCATGCTTGCAATACCAATGAAGCGTGCCCGCTAACAGACGGCTAGTCGACTCACACTGTATCTCTCTACTTTCTCCTCCAAGTCGGCAAATACTATCAAGAGGTCATCGAGTTCTCCCTGGGTGGTATCTTTCGACTCGATGGCATCAGATGCCGATGATTGGGCCTGACCACACCAGTATTAGCCATCTCCTTGCTCTATTTTCCTGTCACAATCTCTGCTTACCGCTTTGAGCTTGCCATCCATTTCCGCTACTTTTCGCTCGGCCAGTTCAATCTGCGATTCTAGCTGGCGAGCGAGTTTTGCAGCCTCATCTCCTCGCGCCACCTGCTCCGCAAGGAGTTTGGCGTTCTCTTCTCGCAAGGCATTCATGTCATCCGTTTTGCTCTTGTTCACCTATCCACAACACATCACACTCGTAATCAGCTTGGGTTGGTCGGTCTCCAGCATCCTGAGTTTGTGTCAGGACAACAACAGCCATGCATTGCCACATACCTTGACCAAATCTACCTCAAGACGACTGATGGTAGCTCGCAAATcagccgcctcggccccgaGGCGCCTCTGCAAGCGCTCCGCTTCTTGCTGAGCTGCTCCACGAGTTTGGTCGAGGCGGTTCTGATGCCCAGCCTCTTTCGCGGCCATTTCTGCTCGTATCGAGGCGATCTGGGCTTCCTGTTGAGTCTTCATGACTTCCATCTGGCCACGAAGCGTGCTGCAACACTGTCAGCCACTAGCACGGTCGTATAGAAAAGGCCAACGTCAAGGTCAGCCGGGGACTATGGATACCTCATCTCTGCCTCATGGGACTTCTGAAGTGCTTCACGAGAGCTTCGATGCTGCGCCATATCACGAGCGGTCTCATCTGCCACTCGAGAAGATTCCGCCTGCTTCTGTTCCAGAAGACTCTGCAACGATACCGCATTGCTAGTAGCATCCTGCAAAGCGcgctccttctcctccacTTGCTGGCGCAGCGAGTCGACGAGTTCCCTCGAAATACCCTTCTCCACACCGTTGGCGACGACTGAAATCTCGAACTCGGGAGATCTGTCGATGGCGCGTGCTATTCTGTTGTAGTTGTCCTTCAGGAAATCGACAaaggcggcgtcgaagaAGACCCTCGGCAAGCCGCCGGGACTTGAGGCATCCTGCTTGTGAGACAAGACCTCGAAGTCTCGGATGAGCGGATGGCATCGTAAGCTTGCCAGCCGGTCTAAATATTTGTCGCGACCAAGTCGCGAAGTTAGAATGGAGTGTAGAGTCGTCCGCGGGATGGGTGAATCTTTGGTGGAGAATTCGTAGGCGACGCCAAGCAACATGGCGCTCAACCCCTGCACCAGCTCGGCTTCCATGTTGAACGGCCGGATTACCGCCTGTATTAAGCTTTGGACATTGCTACCATCTGCCAAGAAATCGTTGACTGCATCCATGTCTTCGAACATCCAGCCGAGCAGTAGCATCAagtggccgacgagcatgcGAGCATCATCTCCACGGCTAATGCCCGATATCAGGTGTGCAGTAACGGTTTGAATACTGGTCACAACCTCCTCACCGTGTTCCGAATCTCCCTCGGTCACCGCCAggaccttggccttggctgGGATATTGTCATGCAGCAAGTGGAAGGCAATGACAGCAGCAAACCACTGTCGATAGGGATCAGTAGCGTCCACTCCATTGGTCGGCCTGAGAAGCACGCTCAAAATGTTGGCAGACTCGTGGGGTCCTTCCTGGTAGCCATCAATCGCTCGGCTGAGGAAGTGAAGTCTAACTTCTGCGTGGTTTGATAGGTACGCCTTGAGACACTCGCAAGCAGCGAATCGCAGGTCGAACATTCGTTGATCGTGCGTGTTCAAAATCAGATCGAGGAGACCGTCAATCACATAGGTAGTTTCGGGCGCTGGTTGCTGCTCCGATGATGTCGCGGCCAGCGCCTCGTGGATGGGGGTCGGAACGGTAAGCTGGGCAAAGGATTCTTGAAGGGCCCTGGCGTTTCGAATCATGTCGCCGCAGGTCAGGAGGGCCTATTGACTAGCATGGTTATGTTGGGACCTCGCGGGAAACTTGTGTCAGGACATGCATACCTCAGCTTTTATGGGAATGCTGTCAAAATGAGCGCTGAAGCCTAGTTGGAGAACGCTGTACAACAATCCGTGCTTCCAGGTAGCTGTTTGATTCTGCAGCACACCAACGGAGCCGCTTTGTAGGAAGAGGCGTATCACGGCGAGAAAGGCATAAATGTTTCGATTGCGCTGCACCTGGGCCCATGCGGCGATATCAGCACCATCTGGGTGTGGGGTGACAAGACCGGTTTTCAGGAGGGTATTCAGTTTGCTGATCAAACCCGTCTCTCGGAATAGGGCCTGGTTGGAGGGATTGCTGCGAAGGAGATTGGCGAGGAAGATGAGGCAGTCCTCGACGGTCCTGCCGCCCTCGGACAGGGATCCATCGGCATCGATGATGGCAAAGACCATCTCAAACGCGTTCTCAAACGCCACGAGCTTCTGAATCTCGGTCGAGGTGGGTGTGAGAGCGATGAGGAAGCCGATGGCCTCGTTTCGGATCGCCTCTCGGTCGTCTCCCAGGACTGCGACTAGGCGAGAGATGCCATGAGGCGCCGTGAAGACACATTCTTCCGTCCGCTGCGtacgggcggcgaggatggcggcgaggagttGCAGCGAGTAGAGGCGGGCGTAGAAGTCGGCGTTTTCGAGAAAGTTGAGGAGCAAGGTGATATTCTCCTGCCTCTGGGTAAATTCGTCTGCAAGCCAGAGCACGATTTCGTCCGAGGCTTCGGGGCTATCGTCGTTGGGGTTGAACAGCATAAGGAGGGTCTCCAAGACCACCTTTACCGTGTCGAGGTCCTCGCCATCTTTTCCCAGGCAGCCGATGAGACTTCGGAGGGCACCTGAAGCGACCGAAGCGGGGAAGTCTTTGGAGAAGCTCCGTAGACCCTGAATGGCTGCCCGGCGATCCTCGAGGAGGGTGGCAGAGCTGAGCCTACCGCTTAAGATAGTGATGGTATCGCTAACAGACTGCTGCTTGGCGGGGGCCGTCGTTATGGAGAACATGGTGTCGTTACGGCTTGTTTGCCATCGGGAGGCGGCCACCAAGCCCAGCTTCTAGCCGAGGATGCTCAGCGTAGTTGGAGGCAGCTCGGGACAGCTAGGGGGAAGGCGGTGCGgcgcggtgcggtgcggtgcgatGCGATGCAGAAAGAAGGAATCGGAGCTCAGCAGCCAAATCCCAACGCGTGAataatacagagtactgaACACTTATTTCAGGTCGACCGATTGAGCTAGCTGGAGaaagtatgcaagtacagtaagtacttattgtacggtaagtacttacaggtgAGTATGGGtcatgtacgtacagtaagtacttattgtacagtaagtacggagtacggagtacagttcttactctgtacgtacagtacagtagcaATGCATGTCACGAACGCGAAGCCGTCATCGGTGGGTTAGGCCCAAAAAGGCAATAAATAAATTACATTTTCTTTTTCAAACACGTTAATTTGGACGTTCTTCGCAATCAGTATTACTGCAGTCTCGGTTTTTGAACGACAACACAGCACCTGCACGATAAATTTCGGAATATGTATTATGCGTGTGCGGTCGTATGATGAGGTATAATGTACTTCGTGGTATTATCCTGTATGAATTATTGATGGAAAGATGTGGACAAGCATGACTGCTAATGGATAATCTTTAGTACATCCTTCTCCATACAGTTTCGTGGAATCATCCACAACAGGTGGTAGAAAGTGTCTATCGTTACTTTCATCTGCTTGTACACATGGTGAGTATATAGTACGTAAGTGAGTTGTGGGGGGAGAATTAGTATCACTATTACCCCCCACTGGGCTTCGTTCATCAATGCATTTTTTATGCCGCGAGTGAGCCGACACTTGCTTATACCGGTACAAAACGGACAACATATGATGGAGCGGATTTTCATATGCAGTACACCGTAGGTCACAAAGTTTCAATGCTGCCGGCAGTGGGCTGCGTTAGGGCCGGCGTGCGATGGCTTCAGGGCGTCAGGGTGAAGGAATATTATAGATATTTACTGCCGATCATCATTCGTATGCTTCCCTGTTCAAGATATAAACTCCAGTGGACCAAAACAGTCCTTTGGCCGATTGTTCGATCTTCTCATGAAAAGTGCGGCGCGTTCAGTATGAGGCCCATCAAGACGCCTGCGATGGTGCCGGCGATGGGAATCGTCATGATCCAGGAGAACACTAGCAAGGCAACTCTTTGGAAGTTGACGGCCTTGAGAGTACCGTTGCACAAACCGACACCGACGGTGGCGCCGGTAATGCACATGGAGGTGGATACGGGCAAAGAGAACTGGGAGAAGAGCAATAcggtgatggcggcgccCATCTCCATGGAACTCCCTCGGCTGGGCGAGTGGTAGGTGATCTTGTTGCCCATGACTAGAGAGCAAAAGGTCAGCGATGATTTCCGACTTTGGTCCACTCGTTCGCGTCCAAAACAGCTTGCCTTTCATGATGTTGTAGCCGTAGGTGATGAGGCCGAGGGAGATGGTGGCGGAGAGGACGACAAGTTGCCAGATGGGCACGGGGGAtttcgaggcggcggcgctgccggTGGACCACGCGGAGTAGATGACGGCCCAAGGACCGACCGAGTTGCCGATGTCGTTGGCGCCGTGGGCAAATGAGGCGGTGCATGCGGTGATGATCTGGACGAAGGAGTAGGTGTGCTCGACCTCGTTGGGGTACttttcggcggcggcgtagaCACGCTCCATGCGGTCACCCTCGGGCGTGCCGGCGATTCCCGTCTGGGCAGCGTGGATGTCGTAGTGAAGACCGTAGAGAGCACCGCAGACGATCATGGCGGGGATGCGCTTGAGGAGCGTCTTGATGTTGTGCAGCTCGTACGCTTCACCGGCGCCCGGGGGGTTGTTGTGCAGGGTGCGCATGGCCCAGCCCAGGGGGCCTCGCTTCTCCCTCAGCCTCGCGTGGAAGTGACTCCTGCcgcgggcgacgagctcTTTGTAGGTGGCGGCCTGCGATTCGGCCGAGACGATATCCTTCTCGCCGGTTCGGTGCACCAACGGCTCCGGAAGGGGCAAAGGCGACTCGCTCGGGTCAGGCGCCGTCTTCGCGTCGGCGTGGCGAGGCTGCGGCTTGCCGAGGGACACGGGCGTGCTCGCGTAGGATGgctcatcctcggcgtcgctcTCCTGGACGACGGCATAGTTGGGAATGACGACCCGCTCGGACGTGGTCAGGTCGGGGGCAGGTCGCTTGAAGAGCAGAGGACCCTGCAGGAACATCCACCACTTCACCGTCGGGTCTCTCTTGATCACCTTGGCGTGGACGAAGGggacgaagaagagggcGGAGAGCAGGGCGAGACCGCCACCCGTGCCcatggtgacggcggcgatgtaCCAGCTGGGCTTCTTGTTGAGGCCGAGGTTCGGCGAACCCTTGTAGACGATGGACAGGGTGCAGACGGTACCGGCgatgaggaagaagaagggcgAGGTCCAGACGGCCCACGGCACGGGGTTCTTGCGCATGTGGACGGTGACCTTGATGAGCATGAAGACGgtggcgccgaagccggcggaGATGAGGGGTGCcatgccgaggccggcaaagATGGCCCCGaggcccttgccgccgttcCAACCCCATTGGACTTGcgagacgccgacggtggcgacgccgacgccggcgacggacgagatgAGGGAGTAGGTCGAGGAGACGTGAGCCGAGTGACGGGTGCACCACATGACCCAGCTCGAGGCGGCAGCGAGGGCGCAGGTGAAGGCGAGCATCTGGACGCCGGCGTCACCGCGAAAGGCCGAGTTCGGGATGATGCCGTTCTTgatcgtctcggccgtgcgggcgccgacggtgatggcGCCGAGCATCTCGAAGATGGTACCGAAGACCATGGCCTGCCTGTAGGAGATGGATCTCGACGAGACGCTCGTCGCCCACGCGTTGGCTACATCGTCTGCGGCAGCAAGGTCGTCAGCAAGAAGGATTCCATTTGATCATGCCGGGATGAACAGGTGGTCTCCATTTCATGCAGAAATGCAAACTCGGGTGGATGAATGTGTATAGGTCTCGATACCAGTGTGTGTATGGGCACATGTATTGGGATGGGTTTAGGTATGTTATGGGGCATGtgtatgtgcatgtgtatgtgtgtatgtgcatgtgcagtgtatgtgcatgtgcagtgtatgtgcatgtgtatgcgtatgtgcatgtgtatgcgtatgtgcatgtgtatgtgtatgtgtatgtgtatgtgtatgtgtatgtgtatgtgtatgtgtatgtgt includes these proteins:
- a CDS encoding Vesicle tethering p115-lik protein, whose amino-acid sequence is MFSITTAPAKQQSVSDTITILSGRLSSATLLEDRRAAIQGLRSFSKDFPASVASGALRSLIGCLGKDGEDLDTVKVVLETLLMLFNPNDDSPEASDEIVLWLADEFTQRQENITLLLNFLENADFYARLYSLQLLAAILAARTQRTEECVFTAPHGISRLVAVLGDDREAIRNEAIGFLIALTPTSTEIQKLVAFENAFEMVFAIIDADGSLSEGGRTVEDCLIFLANLLRSNPSNQALFRETGLISKLNTLLKTGLVTPHPDGADIAAWAQVQRNRNIYAFLAVIRLFLQSGSVGVLQNQTATWKHGLLYSVLQLGFSAHFDSIPIKAEALLTCGDMIRNARALQESFAQLTVPTPIHEALAATSSEQQPAPETTYVIDGLLDLILNTHDQRMFDLRFAACECLKAYLSNHAEVRLHFLSRAIDGYQEGPHESANILSVLLRPTNGVDATDPYRQWFAAVIAFHLLHDNIPAKAKVLAVTEGDSEHGEEVVTSIQTVTAHLISGISRGDDARMLVGHLMLLLGWMFEDMDAVNDFLADGSNVQSLIQAVIRPFNMEAELVQGLSAMLLGVAYEFSTKDSPIPRTTLHSILTSRLGRDKYLDRLASLRCHPLIRDFEVLSHKQDASSPGGLPRVFFDAAFVDFLKDNYNRIARAIDRSPEFEISVVANGVEKGISRELVDSLRQQVEEKERALQDATSNAVSLQSLLEQKQAESSRVADETARDMAQHRSSREALQKSHEAEMSTLRGQMEVMKTQQEAQIASIRAEMAAKEAGHQNRLDQTRGAAQQEAERLQRRLGAEAADLRATISRLEVDLVKVNKSKTDDMNALREENAKLLAEQVARGDEAAKLARQLESQIELAERKVAEMDGKLKAAQSSASDAIESKDTTQGELDDLLIVFADLEEKVERYSARLRELGDPMTDGEDEGPGDEGD
- a CDS encoding putative sodium phosphate protein translates to MALDQYTYVFVIGTFFAMLDAYNNGANDVANAWATSVSSRSISYRQAMVFGTIFEMLGAITVGARTAETIKNGIIPNSAFRGDAGVQMLAFTCALAAASSWVMWCTRHSAHVSSTYSLISSVAGVGVATVGVSQVQWGWNGGKGLGAIFAGLGMAPLISAGFGATVFMLIKVTVHMRKNPVPWAVWTSPFFFLIAGTVCTLSIVYKGSPNLGLNKKPSWYIAAVTMGTGGGLALLSALFFVPFVHAKVIKRDPTVKWWMFLQGPLLFKRPAPDLTTSERVVIPNYAVVQESDAEDEPSYASTPVSLGKPQPRHADAKTAPDPSESPLPLPEPLVHRTGEKDIVSAESQAATYKELVARGRSHFHARLREKRGPLGWAMRTLHNNPPGAGEAYELHNIKTLLKRIPAMIVCGALYGLHYDIHAAQTGIAGTPEGDRMERVYAAAEKYPNEVEHTYSFVQIITACTASFAHGANDIGNSVGPWAVIYSAWSTGSAAASKSPVPIWQLVVLSATISLGLITYGYNIMKGKLFWTRTIMGNKITYHSPSRGSSMEMGAAITVLLFSQFSLPVSTSMCITGATVGVGLCNGTLKAVNFQRVALLVFSWIMTIPIAGTIAGVLMGLILNAPHFS